Proteins from a single region of Sediminitomix flava:
- a CDS encoding CmpA/NrtA family ABC transporter substrate-binding protein, whose protein sequence is MLRLFLNPIVRYSILSMLLVGLTQCGGSKSSSSEETSEASLDSSSTVQLEIEKPQLTFGFIKLTDMAPLAIAKELGYFEDEGLYVTIEAQSNWKNVLDRVIDGQLDGSHMLAGQPIAAGAGFGRQAELVTPFSMDLNGNGITVSNDVWSKMKPHVPKDAEGKPVHPIKADALAPVISEYKNDGKAFKMGMVFPVSTHNYEIRYWLAAAGINPGFYTADNIQGQVDADVLLSVTPPPQMPATLEAGTIYGYCVGEPWNQQAVFKGIGVPVTTNYDVWKNNPEKVFVMTKEFTEKYPNTATAVTKALIRAGKWLDTPGNRPKAVGILSMPEYVGADSVVIANSMTGTFEFEKGDKRSMPDFNVFFRHHATYPFYSDGVWFLTQMRRWGQIPETKPADWYHSTIKDIYRPDIWMQAAELLVKEGHLEASEIPSTDGYKTPTTDFIDGVKYDGKDPIGYLKSFEIGNKDDAL, encoded by the coding sequence ATGTTAAGATTATTCTTAAATCCTATCGTTAGATATTCAATCCTGTCGATGCTTTTAGTAGGATTGACTCAATGTGGAGGAAGTAAGTCTTCTTCTTCTGAGGAAACAAGCGAAGCTTCTCTTGATTCAAGTTCTACAGTTCAATTGGAAATTGAAAAGCCTCAGTTGACTTTTGGTTTCATTAAGTTGACAGATATGGCTCCTTTGGCAATTGCTAAAGAGTTAGGTTACTTTGAAGATGAGGGACTTTATGTAACTATCGAAGCTCAGTCAAACTGGAAAAACGTTCTTGACCGTGTAATTGATGGTCAGTTGGATGGTTCTCACATGTTGGCAGGTCAGCCAATTGCAGCAGGTGCTGGTTTTGGTCGTCAAGCAGAATTGGTAACTCCTTTCTCAATGGACTTGAATGGTAATGGTATTACAGTTTCAAATGACGTATGGTCAAAAATGAAGCCTCATGTGCCAAAAGATGCTGAAGGTAAACCTGTTCACCCAATCAAAGCTGACGCTCTCGCTCCCGTTATTAGTGAGTATAAAAACGATGGTAAAGCATTCAAAATGGGTATGGTATTCCCAGTTTCTACGCACAACTACGAAATCAGATATTGGTTAGCTGCAGCAGGTATTAACCCTGGTTTCTATACTGCAGATAACATTCAGGGTCAGGTAGATGCAGACGTTCTTCTTTCTGTAACTCCTCCACCTCAAATGCCAGCTACTTTGGAAGCAGGTACAATCTACGGTTACTGTGTAGGTGAGCCTTGGAACCAACAAGCTGTATTTAAAGGTATTGGTGTGCCAGTTACTACAAACTATGATGTTTGGAAAAATAACCCAGAGAAAGTATTTGTAATGACGAAAGAGTTTACTGAGAAATACCCTAACACTGCAACGGCTGTAACAAAAGCATTAATCAGAGCAGGTAAGTGGTTGGATACTCCAGGTAACAGACCAAAAGCAGTAGGTATCCTTTCAATGCCAGAATATGTAGGTGCTGATTCAGTAGTAATTGCAAACTCAATGACAGGAACTTTCGAATTTGAGAAAGGAGATAAGCGTTCAATGCCTGACTTCAACGTATTCTTCCGTCATCATGCTACTTACCCATTCTATTCTGATGGTGTATGGTTCTTGACTCAAATGAGAAGATGGGGACAAATTCCTGAGACTAAGCCAGCAGACTGGTACCACAGTACTATTAAAGATATTTACCGTCCTGATATTTGGATGCAAGCAGCAGAATTGCTTGTGAAAGAAGGACACTTAGAAGCTTCAGAAATTCCATCAACAGATGGTTACAAAACACCAACTACAGACTTTATTGATGGTGTAAAATACGATGGTAAAGATCCTATCGGTTATCTGAAAAGCTTCGAGATTGGTAACAAAGACGATGCGCTTTAA
- a CDS encoding ABC transporter permease, whose product MKDKVINSLRFTGLGFLEPLVRLINGEEPKKNLINFVKSTIFPLASILFFLLVWHLGADFLYNKEANSRIEKARTEQGEAAAQAMASCIASGDVSCQPNTLPSPAKVWTAYLSLLKDHEIISDKKDAFEKKVAKTNASREAKGLAPITYTGRPSFVDQIGTSLKTVFAGFLLAALIAIPIGIIIGLSSTLRTSFNWLIQIFKPVSPVVWLLLVFMIVKTLMSDSDMDKSFMISFISVGLCAMWATLVNTSMGVSTVDKDFVNVARVLKLNVGQNIFKVVLPSSLPMIFTGLRITLSVAWMVLIAIELLAQSPGLGSFVWEEFQNGANDSNAKIIVAMFIIGLIGFLLDRIMMTVQKMMSFNKAEVA is encoded by the coding sequence ATGAAAGACAAAGTAATAAACAGTTTAAGATTTACAGGACTAGGTTTCTTAGAACCTCTTGTTCGTTTGATTAATGGTGAAGAGCCTAAAAAGAATTTAATCAACTTCGTAAAGTCAACGATATTTCCATTAGCTTCTATTTTATTCTTCTTGTTGGTATGGCATTTAGGTGCCGATTTCTTGTACAACAAAGAAGCTAATTCAAGAATTGAAAAAGCAAGAACAGAACAAGGTGAAGCAGCAGCCCAAGCTATGGCATCTTGTATTGCTTCAGGAGATGTAAGCTGTCAGCCAAATACACTTCCTTCCCCAGCAAAAGTATGGACAGCCTATTTATCACTTCTGAAAGACCATGAAATTATTAGCGACAAGAAAGATGCTTTCGAAAAGAAAGTGGCCAAAACTAATGCTTCAAGAGAGGCAAAAGGTTTAGCACCTATCACCTACACAGGTCGTCCTTCTTTCGTAGACCAAATTGGTACTAGCCTTAAAACTGTATTTGCAGGATTTTTATTGGCTGCCCTAATTGCAATCCCAATAGGTATTATTATCGGTTTGAGTAGTACACTTAGAACCTCTTTTAACTGGTTAATTCAAATCTTTAAGCCAGTATCGCCAGTAGTATGGCTACTATTAGTTTTCATGATTGTGAAAACGCTTATGTCAGATTCTGACATGGATAAATCATTTATGATCTCATTTATTTCGGTAGGACTTTGTGCCATGTGGGCAACACTTGTAAATACAAGTATGGGAGTTTCTACTGTTGATAAGGATTTCGTGAATGTAGCAAGAGTATTGAAGTTGAATGTTGGTCAAAACATCTTCAAAGTAGTTTTACCATCTTCTTTGCCAATGATTTTTACAGGATTAAGAATTACACTTTCTGTAGCATGGATGGTATTGATTGCCATTGAACTTTTGGCTCAAAGTCCGGGTCTAGGGTCATTTGTTTGGGAAGAATTCCAAAATGGAGCAAATGATTCAAATGCTAAAATCATCGTAGCTATGTTCATTATTGGATTGATCGGTTTCTTACTTGACCGTATCATGATGACCGTCCAAAAGATGATGTCTTTCAACAAGGCTGAAGTAGCTTAG